In Nitrososphaerota archaeon, a genomic segment contains:
- the thiW gene encoding energy coupling factor transporter S component ThiW: MSKTIYIKKLTLSSILSVLALIISPFSWFAWGPTKAFPGQHLVNVIAGIILGPAYAIFIATIVGTIRIMLGIGTLFAYPGGIPGGLIVGLSYKILRKIITKRKAIIIASLTEPIGTVLIGGTISWYIFDPLLGGILYSKFLSLLPFYFGWILSSISGCLLGMIITLTLDKIGIIKLIFKET; this comes from the coding sequence ATGTCTAAAACAATTTATATTAAAAAATTAACACTCTCCTCTATTCTTTCAGTTTTAGCTTTAATTATATCGCCATTTTCATGGTTTGCTTGGGGGCCAACAAAGGCTTTTCCTGGGCAGCATCTTGTGAATGTGATAGCTGGCATAATATTAGGACCAGCATATGCGATTTTCATCGCAACAATTGTTGGTACTATAAGGATCATGCTTGGCATAGGTACACTCTTCGCTTATCCAGGAGGAATTCCTGGTGGACTTATAGTTGGTTTATCTTATAAAATTTTAAGGAAAATCATTACTAAAAGGAAAGCGATAATAATAGCTTCATTAACTGAGCCAATAGGGACTGTGCTTATTGGTGGTACTATTTCTTGGTATATTTTTGATCCATTATTAGGAGGTATATTATACAGTAAATTTTTATCGCTTTTGCCATTTTATTTTGGATGGATTTTAAGCTCAATTAGTGGTTGCTTATTAGGAATGATTATAACCCTCACTCTCGATAAAATTGGAATAATAAAATTAATATTTAAGGAAACATGA